DNA sequence from the Candidatus Binataceae bacterium genome:
GCTCCAGCTTGATCCGATCTTCCAGAGCGTGCCCGACCCGGCTGCGCGCGAGCGTCTGGTCTGCGCGTTCGATATCGAGGTGACCATCCCGGAGCGCGCGCTCGGCTATCGCTTCGATATCGTGCTGCGCGGCCGCGATGCGACCCCGTTCGAGAGCGGCGGGAGCGGTGGCCCACGATGAGCCGTCTGACGCCCTCGCAAACCATCGGCCCGTTTTTCCATCGCGCGCTGCTGCACGAGGGATGGAACGATCTCGCGGCGCGCGGCGCGGCCGGCGAGCGTATCGCAATCGAAGGACGCGTGCGCGACGGCGACGGTGCGCCCGTGGGCGACGCGATGGTCGAGATATGGCAGGCCAACGCCGCCGGCCGTTACGACCATCCCGCGGATCGCCAAGAGGACGGCCAGGGGAACAGACCCATCGATCCCAACTTCCACGGCTTCGGCCGCGTCGCCACGGATTCCGAAGGGCGGTTTCGCCTGCGCACGGTAAAGCCAGGAGCGGTGCCGGGAGAAGGCGGCGCGATGCAGGCACCGCATATCAACGTGTCGGTGTTCGCGCGCGGGCTCCTGAAGCGGCTCGCCACCCGGCTCTATTTCCCGGACGAGCCGCTTAATGACGGCGATCCGCTGCTGAGCGCGATTCCCGCAAAGCGCCGCGCAACGCTTGTCGCGCGCGCGGCTGCCGGCGGCACAGCCGAGCGCGTACTTCATTTCGATATCGTATTGCAGGGCGCCGACGAGACCGTCTTTTTTGATGTATAAAGACGAGACCATTCTGCTCGACGTGTAAAAACGATGGGCTCGCAGTTGCGCGGACGGAAGCGATGAGCGTGCATCCGGCGGATTCGGAAATCTCCGGCGCGCTGTGGAGCACAGCCGAGATGCGCGCGCTTTTTTCCGACGCGGCCGAGCTTCAGGCGATGCTCGACGTCGAGGCTGCGCTGGCGCGCGCCGAGGCGAAGGTGGGCCTCGTCCCGCAACACATCGCCGAGGCGATCACAAAAGCGGCGCGAGTCGAAAACCTGCGGCTCGAACGAATCGCCGAGGGCGTGTGCGAGACCGGCGTGCCGGTGCCTGCGCTGGTGGGCGAGCTTGGCCGCGCCGCAGGCGACGAGGCCGCGCGCTATATCCATCTGGGCGCGACCACGCAGGACATTCTCGACACCGCGCTGGTGCTCCGGATGCGAAGCGGGCTCGAGTATCTGCGGCGCGACCTCGTCGTGCTCGCGCGCGCGCTGGCGAGACGCGCGAGCGAGTTTCGCGACACGCCGATGGCCGGCCGGACGCATCTGCAGCAGGCAGTGCCGGTAACCTTCGGTTTCAAGTGCGCGGTTTGGGCCTCCCCGTTTCCGGCCCATGTCGAACGGCTCGAACAGGCTGCGCGCCGCGCGCTGGTGGTGCAGTTCGGCGGCGCGGCGGGCACGCTTGCCTCGCTCGGCGAGCACGGCTTCGCGGTCGCGGAAGCGTTCGCGCACGAACTCGGCCTCGGCGTGCCGGATTTGCCCTGGCACGCCGCGCGCGATCGTGTCGCCGAAATAGTCGCGCTGCTGGGTCTCATTTGCGGCAGCCTCTCCAAGTTCGCGCTCGACGTGGCGCTCCTGATGCAAACGGAAGTAGGCGAGATTTTCGAGCCGCATGCGCCGGGCCGCGGCGGTTCGAGCACGATGCCGCAAAAACGCAATCCCGTCGCCGCCGAATACATAATCGCCGCCGCGCGCGGCGTGCATGCGCTCGCGCCCCTGGCGTTGACCGCGATGGTGCAGGACCATGAGCGCGCGGCCGGTCCGTGGCAGAGCGAGGCGCTGGCGGTCCCGCAATGTTTCGTGCTGTGTGCGGGCGCGATCGCGCACGCGCGCTCGATCGCCGAGGGCATGACGATCGACGCCGCGCGGATGCGCCGCAACCTGGAGCTTGGCGGCGGGCGTATCATGGCGGAGGCGGTCGCGAGCGGGCTTGCGCCGGCGATCGGCCGCGCGGCGGCCCATCAGGCGCTAAAGCGTGTCTCGGATCGCGCGCTTGCCGAGGGCAAAACGCTGGCGCAGGCGCTCGGCGATGACGCCGAGGTGCGCTCTCATCTCGGTCCCGAACAGATCGACCGCCTTACCGATCCCGCCGCCTACCTCGGCTCGGCCGGCGCCTTTGTCGATCGCGTGGTCGCGCGAATCGCGGGGCTGGGCTGACCCGACGCGGCCGTCACGCCGTCGCCGCGTGCGTCGGCGGACGCCTTGCCGCCCACGGACGCGCCTGCTCTAGCTGGGCCGCGAGCCGCAGCAGCGTCGCTTCATCGCCAAGGCGCCCGGCGATCTGAACTCCGATCGGAAGGCCGCCTGCGCTCCAATGGAGCGGCAGCGAGATCGCCGGCTGCCCGGTGGTGTTGAAGAGCGGAGTGAACGGCGCGTATGAGAAAACCTGGTGCGTCCATTCCTTCGCGGTGATGTCCTTGCGATCCTGGTTCACTTCGCCGAGCGGCACGGGCGGACGCGCGATCGTCGGCGTCAGGAGCGCGTCAACCTCTTCGAAGAAAGCGCCGACCTGGCGCGACACCAGGTTGCCGTGCGCCATCGCGTTGATCAGATCCGCGGCCGAGTAGCGCTTGCCGTCCTCGTAGCAGGCAATTGTCACCGCCTCGAGGTTGTCGGGTCCCGGTTTGCGGCCGCTCACGGCCGCAGCAAAGTCGATCGATGCGACGGCGAACGCGGTCCAAATGACGTGTGCGTTGTCGAGAAACGCGTTCCAATCGAACCGCGGATGGTCTTCGATCAGTGTATGCCCAAGGCTTTCGAGGAGCCGCACGGTTTCGTGCACGGCCTTTTCGCATTCGGGGTCGATCCTGGCCCCTGAAGCTGGCGTCGCCGTCCACGCGATACGCAGGCGGCCCGGCGGCATAGCGATCTCCTCGCGGTAGGGCCGCGCCGGAGGCACGGGACGGCTTGGCGCTCCCACGTCGGGGCCGGCCACCGCGTCGAGCATTGCGGCCGCGTCGCGCACGCTGCGCGTCAGCACGAATTCGCAGGCGAGGCCGCAGAGCAGATCGCCATAGTCGGGGCCCGACGGAATCCGGTCGCGCGAGGGCTTCAGCCCGACGAGTCCGTTGCAGGAGGCAGGAATGCGAATCGATCCGCCGCCGTCGTTGGCGTGGGCGACCGGTACGATGCCTGCGGCGACCGCCGCGCCGGATCCGCCGCTCGAGCCGCCGGAGCTGCGTACGAGGTCCCACGGGTTGTGCACCGGGCCGAACGCGCGCGGCTCCGTAGTGGGGTTGTAGCCGAACTCGGGCGTTTGCGTGGTGCCCACGAGCACCAAGCCGGCGCGGCGAAACCGCGCCATCAATTCGGTGTCGGCGTCGGGCACGAAGCCGTGGGCCAGCTTCGAGCCCATCTCGCAGCGCACGCCCTTGGCGTGCAGAACGATTTCCTTGATCAGGAAGGGAACGCCGGCGAAGGGGCCGGCGGGGAGGCCCGCGCGAATCGCGGCGGCGCTTTCCGCGGGAAGTGTCCCCAGCACGGCATTGATCCTGGGATTTAGTTTGGCCACCGCCTCGAGCGCCGCGGCGGCGAGCTCGTCGGGCGTCACTTCCTTGCGCGCCACCAACTCAGCCAGACCGAGTCCGTCGTGAGAAGCATAGTCGCGAAGCGAAATCATCGGCGGTCCTCCTGGAAAAACTTATGTCGGCCCTTCAGGCCGCGGTACCACAGTTCGCCCCGGGACGGCAAATTGCCGGGACGAATCAGAAAACCCAATTGGGAACCCGTTGCGCCGTCACCGGATGGAAGGTAAGCAACATGGCGGCGGCCGCGCGATCATCCGGCGGAAATGCGGATATAACGCTGCCGCAATGCCGGCTCGGGTACGATCGCCGGCCAGCTTACGGTAAAATCAATCACGTTACTGTCCGATTTGCGGGAGACGCCGTAGCAAGGACGCGGAGGACTTAGATGGGGCCGATCGGAGACGCAATTTTCCTGACCAAAGGCGTGGGACGGCATAGCGAGAAGCTGACCTCGTTCGAGCTGGCGCTGCGCGACGCCCGTATAGCGGAATTCAACCTGGTGCGGGTCAGTTCGATTTTTCCTCCCGGATGCAGAGTTATTCCGGTGCAGGAAGGACTCAAACATCTGAAGCCCGGGCAGATCGTGTACGCGGTGATGTACGACAACGCCACCAATGAACCGCATCGCCTGGTCGCTACGTCCGTCGGCCTCGCGATACCCGCGGACAAGGACCAGTACGGGTATCTCTCCGAGCACAAGAGTTTCGGCGAGACCGACCAGAAAGCTGGCGACTACGCCGAAGATCTGGCGGCCACGATGCTCGCGACTATCCTGGGCGTCGATTTCGATCCCAACGCGAGCTACGACGAGCGCAAGGACATCTGGAAACTCTCGGACAAGATCGTCACGACCCGCAACGTGACGCAATCGGCGATCGGCGATCGCGAGGGGCTTTGGACCTCGGTGGTCGCCGCCGCGGTGTTCGTCAGCTTGCCCAAGACCAGGTAACGGCCGGTCCGGCGCGTACGCAGTTCTCTGAGATGATTCCGTCAGCTGCGGGGCCGGCGTCGGCACCGTCAACGGGCCTGCTTGGCGGCCCTGGACCGCAAATGTCGCGAACCTGAGCGCGCGCCGCCTCACGAGCTTTTGCAAATACCAGCTTGTATGGACAATACTGCCGGCTGATTGGCGGCCAAGCGACGGGTTTGTTTCCGGACGCGTCCCCCGCGCCCGGAGCAAAGCTCACGATTTTGAAGCCGGGCGGTACGGCCCGAAGGATGGCTTTCCAGATGACGAGGAGAATCGCGCTCCATCTGCGATCGCACTGCTCGTTGATTTTTGCGTGCGCCCTTACGATGTGGGCCTCCAGCGCATCGGCCAAGTGGTACGTGGTCGTCGGCACGCTGCCCAACAACGTGGAAGTCGTCGACACAACCACCGACAAGCTGGTCAAGACCATCCCGCTCGAGGGCCAGGGCCCGGTGCTCGCGATCGCGACCAACCCGAACGCTCCGCGCTATGCCTATGCGACGACCAACCTCGATCAGGCGATCGCCGTCGTTGACCTCGAGCAGGGCAAGCAGGTTGCAACCTGCAAGCTTTCGAGCGACACCGAGATCGTGCGGGTCGAGGCGATCAATCTGAACCCCAAGGGCGATCGGCTCTACGTTTACGAACTCCCGCTCAAGCAGAGCCTCGGCCGCTACGAGCACGAAGCGCCGCGCTTTCGCGTTTTCGATACCGCGGCCAACAAGCCGATAAAGACGTTCCCCGCGCCGGAGCAGGCGCTGTCGTTTGCGTTTTCGCCCGACGGCACGCGGATTTACGCCTTCTGCATCGGCCAGGACATCATCGTGCTCGATTCCAACGACGGCCATCGGCTGGGCTCCATCCCGCTCGCCCATCGGAATATCACCGGCATTCGCGCGACCTACGGCTTGCCGGTGCTGGCCAACTACCAGGAGCAGAACTATCTGCTCACTTTCGCAATCATCGTCGAAGACTCGATAACCGACACCGACACGCTGTCGATCGGCATGATCGATCTCAAGCAGAAAAATCCCACGCTCCAGATCATCGAACTCGAGCCCTTCGTCGAGGACTGGTACACGGTCGAAGGAATCGGCACCGGGCCCGATTTGCACAAGGCGTTCTTCGTCTGGAACGATCTCTGGAAGATCGACTACAAAACGCGCAAACGAGAGGCGCAGGCTTCGCTGGCGAACAGCCAGGCGGTTCCGCTGATTCATCCCGAGGGCAAGAAGCTATACTGCGGCGGCCAGTGGCACTCGCTCAACGTGTACGACGCCGAAACGCTCAAGCATCTCGCCGACGTCGAATTGGGCCATTCGATGGCGGCGTCGGGGATGCGGTTCGTGAGGAGCGACAAGGATTTGTAGCCGCGCGCGCGCTCAACCACGCGTCAAATTAGCATTCAGATCGCTCCGGCGTTGCGGCGAATGCCCCGGCACGCCCGGTGGCGCTTTCTCCCGGCGGGCCCGCAAAAAGCATGGCTTGATCCACGCGCGACCGTGCGCGCAGACTTGATCGTCGGCCAAGTACGCCCAGGAGATCGCAAGATGGCAACCAAGGTTTCCGCGGTCCTGGAGATAAAGGGGCATAACGTCGTCACGGTCGCGCCGCGCGACACCGTAGCCACGCTGGTGAGGGTGCTCAGCGAGAATCGCATCGGCGCCGCCCCCGTGGTTAATGAAGACGGCCGCCTGGTCGGGATCGTCTCCGAGCGCGACGTCATCCGCGGCATTGCCCGGCATGCCGAAACGGTGACCGCGCTACCAGTCGAGCGCCTGATGACGACCGAAGTCAGGACCTGCTCGCCCGACGACGCGATCGTCGAACTGATGGAAGTGATGACGCTCAGGCGGATTCGTCACCTGCCGGTGGTTCGCAAGGGAGCGCTGGAGGGGATCGTCAGTATCGGCGACGTGGTGAAGCAACGACTGCAGGAGGCGCAGTCGGAACTCGACGACCTGCGGAGCTATATTTCTTCGGCCTCGTAGCCGTCGGCCGCGCGCGCGCTCACGCGCCGGCGAAACTTCAAATCGTTCTTGAGTGCCCGCCGATTCCCGGGGGCAGATTTATCACCTGTCCGATGGTCAGATGGTTGACGTCGCTCAGTTGCGGATTGGCTTTGATCAGTTCGCTGATTCCAGCGTTCGACCGGTAATAGCGGATGGCAATTTTCTCCAGCGTATCGCCATTCCTGACGATAATCTGATTCCCCTGGAGCAGCGGAGCCGCGGACGCTCCGGGCTGCTTCTGCACCGCTGCCTGGGCAGGCGCTGCCGGCGCGGGCGCTGCCGGCGCGGGCGGAACTGCGGCGGGCGCCGTCGCCGGAGCGGCGACGCTGCTCGTTGGGGCCGTGGGCGGCGCAGCCGCATTGAGTGGCACCCGCAATTCAGGACGAGCCGCGAGCGAAGCGGTTACCGGATTCGCGCCGGCGTCTCCAGGTCCCGGAGTTCCCGGTTGCGCGACCGCTTTGACCGGCTCCGCCGGCATCGCCGCTCCGGCCGTCCGCTTGACGGTTTCGCTGGCTGATGCGGTCTGGCTGACCGGCCCCGAGTGCGGCCGAAGGAAGCTCAAGAGCAATAGCGCCGCCAGCGCGCCGCCAGCGTATAGCGCGGGCATCTTCAAACGCTCCAGCCTCAGGCCCGGCTTGTCGATCTTCAGCGAGTCGTGATAGGCCGCAGCGACCTTGTTCGCGGTCTTGTAGGATACTTTTCTTTCTCCCGCCATGTACGCGGTATGCATCGCGGTATGGCAGAGCATGTTGACCTTGCGGGGGATGCCGTCGCTGCGCCGGAGCAGACGCTTTAGCGCGCCGCGCTCGAAGACCTGGGCGCAGCTGGCCCCCTGGGCGCTCAGCTTGCACTCGACGTATTTGATCGCCTGCGCGGGCGTGAGCGGGGTCAGGACGCCGCGCGAGGAGATCCGCTGATTGAGCTGGCGCAGTTCCGGCTTCTTCAGCCGCTCGGCGAGTTCCGGATGACCCACCAGGATGAGCTGCAGGGTGCGGTCGGCGCGATTCGAGAGCAAACGCAACTCCTCCAGCACGTCGTCGCTAAGAAGCTGGGATTCATCGACGATAATCGCGATCCGCTCTTCCTTGCCGCGGAGTTTGAGCAG
Encoded proteins:
- the pcaG gene encoding protocatechuate 3,4-dioxygenase subunit alpha codes for the protein MSRLTPSQTIGPFFHRALLHEGWNDLAARGAAGERIAIEGRVRDGDGAPVGDAMVEIWQANAAGRYDHPADRQEDGQGNRPIDPNFHGFGRVATDSEGRFRLRTVKPGAVPGEGGAMQAPHINVSVFARGLLKRLATRLYFPDEPLNDGDPLLSAIPAKRRATLVARAAAGGTAERVLHFDIVLQGADETVFFDV
- a CDS encoding amidase; translated protein: MISLRDYASHDGLGLAELVARKEVTPDELAAAALEAVAKLNPRINAVLGTLPAESAAAIRAGLPAGPFAGVPFLIKEIVLHAKGVRCEMGSKLAHGFVPDADTELMARFRRAGLVLVGTTQTPEFGYNPTTEPRAFGPVHNPWDLVRSSGGSSGGSGAAVAAGIVPVAHANDGGGSIRIPASCNGLVGLKPSRDRIPSGPDYGDLLCGLACEFVLTRSVRDAAAMLDAVAGPDVGAPSRPVPPARPYREEIAMPPGRLRIAWTATPASGARIDPECEKAVHETVRLLESLGHTLIEDHPRFDWNAFLDNAHVIWTAFAVASIDFAAAVSGRKPGPDNLEAVTIACYEDGKRYSAADLINAMAHGNLVSRQVGAFFEEVDALLTPTIARPPVPLGEVNQDRKDITAKEWTHQVFSYAPFTPLFNTTGQPAISLPLHWSAGGLPIGVQIAGRLGDEATLLRLAAQLEQARPWAARRPPTHAATA
- a CDS encoding arginine decarboxylase, pyruvoyl-dependent, which translates into the protein MGPIGDAIFLTKGVGRHSEKLTSFELALRDARIAEFNLVRVSSIFPPGCRVIPVQEGLKHLKPGQIVYAVMYDNATNEPHRLVATSVGLAIPADKDQYGYLSEHKSFGETDQKAGDYAEDLAATMLATILGVDFDPNASYDERKDIWKLSDKIVTTRNVTQSAIGDREGLWTSVVAAAVFVSLPKTR
- a CDS encoding CBS domain-containing protein, encoding MATKVSAVLEIKGHNVVTVAPRDTVATLVRVLSENRIGAAPVVNEDGRLVGIVSERDVIRGIARHAETVTALPVERLMTTEVRTCSPDDAIVELMEVMTLRRIRHLPVVRKGALEGIVSIGDVVKQRLQEAQSELDDLRSYISSAS
- a CDS encoding AAA family ATPase, with amino-acid sequence MEYYHHFRMTAPPFQPASPNSAVYLSPTHIAGLATLESGLTGELTGLTMLTGEAGTGKTTLIYSLLQRDYKRVRVALVEDPKLSFIELMRVVLAQMNLYTTGSSKVDYLETLDKLLKLRGKEERIAIIVDESQLLSDDVLEELRLLSNRADRTLQLILVGHPELAERLKKPELRQLNQRISSRGVLTPLTPAQAIKYVECKLSAQGASCAQVFERGALKRLLRRSDGIPRKVNMLCHTAMHTAYMAGERKVSYKTANKVAAAYHDSLKIDKPGLRLERLKMPALYAGGALAALLLLSFLRPHSGPVSQTASASETVKRTAGAAMPAEPVKAVAQPGTPGPGDAGANPVTASLAARPELRVPLNAAAPPTAPTSSVAAPATAPAAVPPAPAAPAPAAPAQAAVQKQPGASAAPLLQGNQIIVRNGDTLEKIAIRYYRSNAGISELIKANPQLSDVNHLTIGQVINLPPGIGGHSRTI
- the pcaB gene encoding 3-carboxy-cis,cis-muconate cycloisomerase yields the protein MSVHPADSEISGALWSTAEMRALFSDAAELQAMLDVEAALARAEAKVGLVPQHIAEAITKAARVENLRLERIAEGVCETGVPVPALVGELGRAAGDEAARYIHLGATTQDILDTALVLRMRSGLEYLRRDLVVLARALARRASEFRDTPMAGRTHLQQAVPVTFGFKCAVWASPFPAHVERLEQAARRALVVQFGGAAGTLASLGEHGFAVAEAFAHELGLGVPDLPWHAARDRVAEIVALLGLICGSLSKFALDVALLMQTEVGEIFEPHAPGRGGSSTMPQKRNPVAAEYIIAAARGVHALAPLALTAMVQDHERAAGPWQSEALAVPQCFVLCAGAIAHARSIAEGMTIDAARMRRNLELGGGRIMAEAVASGLAPAIGRAAAHQALKRVSDRALAEGKTLAQALGDDAEVRSHLGPEQIDRLTDPAAYLGSAGAFVDRVVARIAGLG